In the genome of Solibacillus silvestris, one region contains:
- a CDS encoding acetoin dehydrogenase, translating into MIHVKNYYRLEFKTRNGNVLVEGPVPSEKLATYTLHEDLKAFRPSHQQHEALVGIAKLEEGRIIVIRQDNIIVGYVTYLYPDPLERWSEDRIPDMIELGAIEVIPAFRGSGAGKKLLEVSFMDDAMEDYLVITTEYYWHWDLKGTGLSVWEYRNMMERMMTSVNFEYYATDDPEITSHPANCLMARVGARVGNETLERFDRLRFRNRFMY; encoded by the coding sequence ATGATTCATGTGAAAAATTATTATCGTCTTGAATTCAAAACGAGGAATGGTAATGTTTTAGTAGAAGGGCCTGTTCCTTCCGAAAAACTTGCTACCTACACATTACATGAAGATTTAAAAGCTTTTAGACCTTCCCATCAGCAGCATGAAGCACTTGTTGGGATTGCTAAACTGGAAGAAGGACGCATTATTGTCATTCGACAGGATAATATAATTGTCGGCTATGTTACGTATCTCTATCCAGACCCGTTGGAACGCTGGTCAGAAGACCGTATTCCAGATATGATTGAGCTAGGTGCCATTGAAGTCATTCCTGCTTTTAGAGGATCCGGCGCAGGCAAAAAATTATTGGAAGTGTCATTTATGGATGATGCAATGGAAGATTATTTAGTGATTACAACTGAATATTACTGGCATTGGGATTTAAAAGGAACCGGTTTATCTGTTTGGGAATATCGGAATATGATGGAGAGAATGATGACATCAGTTAATTTTGAGTATTATGCGACAGATGATCCTGAAATAACTTCTCATCCTGCCAATTGTCTAATGGCGCGTGTGGGGGCACGTGTTGGAAATGAGACATTGGAGAGATTTGACAGACTTCGCTTTAGAAATCGTTTCATGTATTAA